The DNA region GGGACATCCCAATCTTCCAAAAAAAGTCAAACGGTCAACTTGTCCTCCACCGCATCATCCATCAGGATGAGCAGTATTACTACACACGGGGAGATAACTGCCTGCACGGGGAGACAGTAGCAAGAGAGCAGGTTTTTGGTTATGTGACCAAAATCTATCGGAAAGGGAAGTGGTTCTCTACAGACCACAAAGGCTATAGGATCTATGTATCCATCTGGCTACATAGCCTCTGGCTTCGCAAACCCTTCATGTTGCTCCGTCAACAGCTATCACGACTAAAAAGAAAGATTCAAGGGTAATGAAAGAACTACACCACCCACCCATAAAAGATGTTTTTACATGGCTATTTTCTATATTGCCAGTTTCCAAGAAACTGCAAATCGCTTTTCTCTGCCTCTTGGAGCTGATTTCCTCTATTTTTTCCGTACTCTTTGTCTTGTATTTTCGCAATATCATTGATGCGGCAGTTGCAAAAAATAGTAACGAACTTTGGTTTTCAGCCTTCATGCTCTTATTTATTATAGCAGTGCAAATACTAGCTCACGCATTTCAACGTTATTGGGGGGAAGCAACGAGAGCTGACATTGAAAATCACTTTAAGACTTATCTGCTAACAACACTTTTTCAAAGGGAATATCAATCCATTTCCCAAATTCATACGGGCGAATGGCAGACTCGCTTGACTTCTGATACAGGGATTATCTCACGAGGAATGGCAACCGTCTTGCCAGGACTGGTCGGTATGGTGAGTCGGCTTGTTGCGATTCTACTAATGCTCAGCCATATTCAACCCCAATTTTTATGGCTCATCTTTCCAATGGGACTCATCTATCTCTTGATTGGTCTTGGAATGAAGCTAAAACTACGTCGCCTTTATCGCAATAT from Streptococcus ruminantium includes:
- a CDS encoding S26 family signal peptidase, which translates into the protein MNHSQIREELEAGRSVIYVTQGISMRPLLYDKRHKKATQIRLEPLPDHSLKIGDIPIFQKKSNGQLVLHRIIHQDEQYYYTRGDNCLHGETVAREQVFGYVTKIYRKGKWFSTDHKGYRIYVSIWLHSLWLRKPFMLLRQQLSRLKRKIQG